In the genome of Nitrospirota bacterium, one region contains:
- a CDS encoding anti-sigma factor antagonist, with protein MLKITVREETSGATLEVEGRLAGPWVDELDRAWRNMPDPRPGHPIVDLSGVTFIDGAGKALLARLWKDGAKLQAAGCLTRCIVEEITTGAPSDSCQATQKEQR; from the coding sequence ATGCTGAAAATCACGGTTCGCGAGGAGACATCGGGAGCGACGCTCGAGGTGGAAGGCCGGCTGGCCGGCCCCTGGGTGGACGAATTGGATCGTGCCTGGCGCAACATGCCCGATCCCCGGCCGGGGCATCCGATCGTGGACCTGTCCGGGGTCACCTTCATCGACGGTGCGGGCAAGGCGCTGCTTGCCCGTTTGTGGAAGGATGGCGCCAAGCTGCAGGCCGCCGGTTGCCTGACCCGGTGCATCGTGGAGGAGATCACGACGGGCGCTCCGAGCGATTCGTGCCAGGCCACGCAGAAGGAGCAACGATGA
- a CDS encoding alkene reductase, with product MSEPLFEPIVSGALELNNRIVMAPMTRSRASVTGVPSDLAATYYAQRAEAGLIITEGTQPSANGQGYPRTPGMHSPEQIASWRKVTEAVHARGGRIVLQLMHTGRIAHRLNRTVDGPPVAPSAIRAAGQMYTDALGLQDHSMPRALATEEIPSVIDEYRQATINAMLAGFDGVELHGANGYLPMQFLASNSNRRTDHYGGTVQNRARLVIETLEAMADGAGSASRIGLRVSPGNTFNDIQENDPLDLYPYLAKAINPLGLAYLHVQRSGKLPQQEQTFDPIALMRTHFTGPIIATGGFDRESANELLSLGQADMIGFARPFIANPDLVRRFRTAALLAQPDPTTFYTPGPKGYTDYPDSTSSEAA from the coding sequence ATGAGCGAGCCATTGTTCGAGCCGATCGTGAGCGGTGCACTGGAGCTGAACAACCGGATCGTCATGGCGCCGATGACGAGAAGCAGGGCCAGCGTCACGGGGGTGCCGTCTGATCTGGCCGCGACCTATTATGCGCAGCGGGCGGAGGCAGGCCTGATCATCACGGAAGGGACGCAGCCCAGCGCGAACGGCCAGGGGTACCCGCGGACCCCGGGCATGCACTCGCCCGAACAGATCGCGTCCTGGCGGAAGGTGACGGAGGCGGTCCACGCGCGCGGCGGGCGGATCGTCCTCCAACTCATGCATACGGGGCGTATCGCCCACCGTCTGAACCGGACGGTGGATGGCCCGCCCGTCGCCCCCTCGGCGATCCGCGCAGCCGGGCAGATGTACACCGATGCCCTGGGGCTCCAGGACCACAGCATGCCCCGCGCCCTGGCAACGGAAGAGATCCCGTCGGTCATTGACGAGTACCGGCAGGCGACGATCAACGCCATGCTGGCCGGATTCGACGGGGTCGAGCTGCACGGGGCGAACGGCTACCTGCCGATGCAATTCCTGGCCTCCAACAGCAACCGACGGACGGACCACTACGGAGGCACCGTCCAGAACCGGGCGCGCCTCGTCATCGAGACGCTGGAAGCCATGGCGGATGGGGCCGGGTCGGCGAGCCGGATCGGTCTGCGCGTCAGCCCCGGCAATACCTTCAACGACATCCAGGAGAACGATCCGCTCGACCTCTATCCCTACCTGGCCAAGGCCATCAACCCTCTGGGGCTGGCCTATCTGCACGTGCAGCGATCGGGGAAGCTTCCGCAGCAGGAGCAGACGTTCGATCCGATCGCCCTCATGCGGACGCATTTCACGGGGCCGATCATCGCCACCGGCGGATTCGATCGCGAGAGTGCGAATGAGCTGTTGAGCTTGGGGCAGGCGGACATGATCGGCTTCGCCAGGCCGTTCATCGCCAATCCCGATTTGGTGCGTCGGTTCCGGACCGCCGCCCTCCTGGCGCAACCGGACCCAACCACGTTCTATACGCCGGGGCCGAAGGGCTACACCGATTACCCGGATTCCACGAGTTCTGAAGCCGCATGA
- a CDS encoding GAF domain-containing protein produces the protein MAEKPGSLTAEPGADRYGALLEVTEAIAAHRDLAALCRELARRLPAVVRFEYVGFLLHDPARDVMRVHVLETSESKTLPSGMELPVAESAGGWVWTHQQPLIVPCLKDETRFPKGLAILRDIGVASLCMFPLTTAVRRLGTMGFGSLKPCAFGDAELAFLDQVTKQVAVAIDNVLNYEAVQASQQHLARERDRLMLLLEVNNAVVSHLEFRDVFAATAASLRRVLPNDYTSLALHEPEGDRFRLYALDFPVSKGLLHEGMVNPVEGTPAGVALRSEKPQRFGENELQTFTAEFVKLLLAEGIKSICCVPLRSRNRQLGTLNIASLRADAFGQDDVDLLTQVASQIAIAVENALAYREIAELKDKLSKEKLYLEGEIQNEYNFEEIVGDGPALRRVLQQVEIVAPTDSTVLILGETGTGKELLARAIHNRSGRRGRTFVKMNCAAIPSGLVESELFGHEKGAFTGAIATKIGRFELADGGTLFLDEVGDIPLELQSKLLRVLQEQEFERLGSTKTIRVNVRLVAEKQFRSDLYYRFNVFPLTVPPLRERREDIPSLVRYFAQKFARRMNKRIETVPSGVMAALSRYHWPGNVRELENLIERAVILSRGADLHVPLAELKAAARDELQPVATLEAAEREHILRALNATGWVIGGSTGAAAKLGMKRTTLQSRMQKLHISRPR, from the coding sequence ATGGCGGAGAAGCCTGGATCACTGACGGCGGAGCCCGGCGCCGACCGGTATGGCGCCCTGCTGGAGGTCACGGAAGCGATCGCCGCACACCGTGATCTGGCCGCTTTGTGCCGGGAACTGGCCCGTCGCCTCCCCGCGGTCGTTCGGTTTGAGTATGTCGGATTTCTCCTGCACGATCCGGCGCGGGACGTCATGCGCGTCCATGTGCTGGAAACCTCCGAGTCCAAAACCCTGCCTTCCGGAATGGAATTGCCGGTCGCCGAGTCGGCAGGCGGCTGGGTGTGGACGCACCAACAGCCGCTCATCGTGCCCTGCCTGAAAGACGAAACGCGCTTTCCCAAAGGGCTTGCGATCCTCAGAGACATCGGCGTGGCGTCGTTGTGCATGTTCCCGCTCACCACGGCGGTACGCCGCCTTGGCACCATGGGGTTCGGAAGCCTCAAGCCTTGCGCCTTCGGGGACGCGGAGCTGGCGTTCCTCGATCAAGTCACCAAGCAAGTGGCGGTGGCGATCGACAACGTCCTGAACTACGAGGCGGTTCAAGCCTCCCAGCAGCACCTGGCCAGGGAGCGCGACCGGCTCATGCTCTTGCTGGAGGTCAACAATGCCGTGGTCTCGCACTTGGAGTTTCGGGATGTGTTTGCCGCCACGGCGGCCTCCCTCCGCCGCGTGCTGCCGAACGACTATACCAGCCTGGCTTTGCACGAACCGGAGGGCGACCGGTTCCGCCTCTATGCCCTGGATTTTCCCGTGAGCAAGGGTTTGCTCCATGAAGGCATGGTGAATCCGGTCGAGGGGACCCCGGCGGGCGTCGCGCTTCGCTCGGAGAAGCCGCAACGGTTCGGCGAGAACGAATTGCAGACGTTCACGGCGGAGTTCGTGAAGCTGCTGCTGGCCGAAGGGATCAAATCTATCTGCTGCGTGCCGCTCCGATCGCGCAACCGGCAACTGGGGACCCTCAACATCGCCAGCCTGCGCGCCGATGCCTTTGGCCAGGACGACGTGGATTTGCTGACCCAGGTGGCGAGCCAGATCGCGATCGCGGTCGAGAACGCGCTGGCGTATCGGGAGATCGCCGAGCTGAAGGACAAGCTGAGCAAGGAAAAGCTCTACCTCGAAGGGGAAATCCAGAACGAGTACAACTTCGAAGAGATCGTCGGGGACGGGCCGGCCCTCAGGCGGGTCCTGCAGCAGGTGGAGATCGTGGCTCCGACCGATTCCACGGTCCTGATTCTGGGCGAGACCGGAACCGGCAAGGAATTGCTGGCCCGCGCCATCCACAATCGCAGCGGCCGGCGCGGCAGGACTTTCGTCAAAATGAACTGCGCGGCTATCCCGAGCGGGCTGGTGGAAAGCGAATTGTTCGGTCACGAAAAAGGCGCGTTTACCGGGGCGATCGCCACGAAAATCGGACGGTTCGAGCTGGCCGACGGGGGGACCCTGTTTCTCGACGAAGTGGGCGACATTCCGCTCGAGCTGCAATCCAAATTGTTGCGAGTGTTGCAGGAGCAGGAGTTCGAACGGCTTGGCAGCACGAAGACGATTCGGGTCAACGTCCGCCTGGTCGCCGAGAAACAATTCCGCAGCGATCTCTACTATCGCTTCAATGTCTTTCCCCTCACGGTGCCGCCGCTCCGCGAACGCCGGGAGGACATTCCCTCGCTCGTCCGTTACTTCGCGCAGAAATTCGCCAGGCGGATGAACAAGCGGATCGAGACCGTCCCGAGCGGCGTCATGGCCGCCTTGTCCCGGTATCACTGGCCCGGCAATGTCCGCGAGTTGGAGAACCTGATCGAGCGAGCCGTCATTCTCTCCCGTGGCGCCGACCTGCACGTACCGCTCGCGGAGTTGAAGGCGGCGGCCAGGGATGAGCTCCAGCCGGTCGCCACGCTCGAAGCAGCGGAGCGCGAACATATTCTGCGCGCGCTCAACGCCACCGGCTGGGTGATTGGCGGTTCCACCGGCGCCGCAGCCAAACTCGGCATGAAACGGACTACGCTTCAATCCAGAATGCAGAAGCTCCACATCTCCCGCCCTCGATAA
- a CDS encoding DUF1565 domain-containing protein produces MGEGYHGPAALTRNSFGAGLTDRGRSLYHARMHAAIRPTVLLILFLCLGHGTALAIPDGKPANQGPRTLVVAGDGSGQFTSIQDAIDDAHDGDTVQVKAGEYREDVTIHSKERLKLIGAGADRVKVLGRERVGVFHIGKWPYGATEIEISGLTIYEHGGHAMGIFNGRNIRLHHIRINGMVFGQQVQDVRIEQCDIGGSETTGVQFADSQATLVGNYIHDNDHGVIIAGRSDVRLERNVIVRSLFEGVVVTDKARAILVSNTIVKNGGGAAFLGASSSVASGNIVGLNKVGFLLGPSSLATLSTNALYNSESEYRRTEPADGQAELKGESDIVGDPLFVDPQRDDFRLRPETPLVRRGEFAYLGALPPMSARP; encoded by the coding sequence ATGCATGCGGCCATCCGACCGACCGTCCTCCTGATCCTATTTCTGTGCCTGGGCCACGGCACGGCCCTGGCGATCCCCGACGGCAAGCCTGCGAACCAGGGGCCGCGCACGCTGGTCGTGGCGGGAGACGGGTCCGGCCAATTCACGTCCATCCAGGATGCGATCGACGACGCCCACGATGGGGACACGGTACAAGTCAAGGCGGGGGAGTATCGGGAAGATGTCACGATTCACAGCAAGGAACGGTTGAAGCTGATCGGGGCGGGGGCGGACCGGGTCAAAGTCCTGGGCCGCGAGCGGGTCGGCGTCTTCCATATCGGCAAGTGGCCCTACGGGGCGACGGAGATCGAAATCAGCGGCCTGACCATCTATGAACACGGCGGGCATGCGATGGGCATCTTCAACGGACGCAACATCCGGCTGCACCATATCCGCATCAATGGGATGGTATTCGGGCAGCAGGTCCAGGATGTCCGGATCGAACAATGCGACATCGGGGGAAGCGAAACGACCGGGGTCCAATTTGCCGACTCGCAAGCCACGCTGGTGGGCAATTACATCCACGACAACGACCACGGCGTCATCATCGCCGGCAGGTCCGACGTGCGGCTGGAGCGGAACGTGATCGTCCGCAGCCTGTTCGAAGGGGTGGTGGTCACGGATAAGGCCCGCGCGATATTAGTGAGCAACACGATTGTGAAGAATGGCGGCGGGGCCGCCTTTCTCGGGGCCTCCAGCAGCGTGGCCTCCGGGAACATCGTGGGACTCAATAAAGTGGGCTTCCTGCTGGGGCCCTCGAGTCTGGCGACCCTCTCCACCAATGCGCTCTACAACAGCGAGTCCGAATATCGCCGGACCGAGCCGGCCGATGGACAAGCGGAGCTGAAAGGGGAGTCGGACATCGTCGGGGACCCGCTGTTCGTCGATCCGCAGCGGGATGATTTTCGGCTCCGTCCCGAGACGCCCCTGGTCCGACGGGGCGAGTTTGCCTATCTCGGGGCGTTGCCTCCAATGAGCGCGCGCCCATGA